The genomic region CCCGGGTCACCGTTTCCGGTCGGCGGCCCGAGCCGCTGGCCGAGACGGTGGCGCTGATCGAGGCCGCCGGCGGCTCCGCCGTCGCGCTGCCGGCCGACATCACCGAGGAGTCCGAAGTCGCCGCGCTGGTCGAGCAGGTGATCGCCCGTCACGGCCGTTTGGACGTCGCCTGCAACAACGCCGGCGTGCCCGGATCGGGGCGCCGGCTCCACGAGTTCGGCCTCGCGGACTGGCGCCGGATCACCGACACCAACCTGCAGGGCGTCTGGCTCTCGATGAAGTACGAGATCCAGGCCATGCTTCAGCAGGAGGGCGGCGGAGCGGTGGTGAATGTGGCCTCGATCGCCGGCCTGGTGGGATACCTGGACGCGGCTCCGTACACCGCGGCCAAGCACGGCGTGGTCGGGCTGACCCGAAGCAGTGCGATCGACTACGGGCCCAAGGGAGTTCGGGTCAATGCGGTCTGTCCCGGGCCGGTCTTGACGCCGATGCTGGAACAGGCCCGTCGTGACCGGGGCCCGAGCGCCGACGAGTTCTATCTGCGCAACATCCCGTTGGGACGGCTGTGCCGACCCGAGGAGGTCGCCTCGGCCATCCTGTGGCTCTCCTCGGACGAGGCCTCCTACATCACCGGGCAGGCGCTGGGTGTCGACGGCGGCTGGACCGCGCACTGATCCGGATCATGGGGCGGCCTCCGGCCGGGCGGCCGCCCCATGATGGGGTGTCAGTTCCTGGCGAACGCCCGGCGCAGCGCGGCGCTCTGCTCGGCCAGCGCCCGCACCGAGAGCCCCGCATGCGGAACCGCGGCATCGAAGCTGTGGAACCCGCCCGCGAAGTGGTGGAGTTCGACCGAGACGCCGTCCTCCAGCATCCGGGCCGCGTACGCGATGCCCTCGTCGCGCAGCGCGTCCACCTCGGCGACCAGGACGTAGGCGGGGGCGACACCGGTGAAGTCGACCCGTCGAGCGGGGACCGCGTACGGGTCCTCGGTCCCGAAGGCGGGGCCCAGGTAGTGCCGCCACATGTGGTGGCTGTCCTCGATGTGCCAGGCCGCGGTCCGCGGGTAGCGGCGCATCGAGTCGGAGTCCAAGCGGTCGTCCAGGGCGGGGAAGAGCAGGAGTTGCAGCACCAGTTCGGGGCCCTGGCGGTCCCGGCACATCAGTGCGGTGGCGGCCGCCAGGGTGCCGCCGGCGCTGCTGCCGCCGATCGCGATCCGCCCGGCGTCCAGGCTCAGCGACTCGGCCTCGGCGGCGACCCAGCGGACCGCCGCGTAGCAGTCCTCGGTCGGTGCCGGGAACGGGTTCTCGGGCGGTCGGCGGTATTCGACCGAGACGATGGCGCAGTCCGTGTCCAACGCGAGTGCGAGCAGGCGGTCGTGCTCGGTCTCGAGGTCTCCGGCGACGAATGCTCCGCCGTGGAAATAGATCAGGACCGGCGCCGACTCCTGGAGCCCGTCCGGGCGGTAGATCCGCACCGGTATCCGCCGGCCGTCCTCGGGGACGGTGAAGCTGGTGTCCTCGGTCCGTACCGAGGCCTCGGCGGGAGCCTTTCCGCGGAGCGCTCGGGAGATCTTGACGGATCTGGCGAAATTGCGCCGCGATCCGAGCGGGTCGGCGAAAGCCACATAGGGCTGGAGCTGGGCTGCCCTGGCCAGTTCGGAATCCAGCCGGTCCGCATTTCCGGTATTCAACGTCATGGTCAAGACTCTACCGGCTGAGCGACTTGTTCAGGCAGACCGGCCGACAAACCGGCCGCCCGCCGATGATCCGGTTCCGGACCTGAGGTCGGGCGACGAGGCTCATGCACGTAGCGTAGTGACCATGGTCCAGTAGGTCCGATTTTGTCGAGTTTGACGGCTCGTCAGGACTGGACGGACTGGTCGCGTCTCACCCTCCGTGGGTTCAACTGGCCCAAAATATACGGAGACTGACGATCCACATACCTATTGACAGGCTCACGGTCGGCTGACTACGGTGCTATTGGCAATGAGGCGAGCCATCGCGGGGGGCGGTCGTTCGGATTGTTCATCCCTTTGCCATTCGCGCATCGCTCAGTCGAATCCAAGCAGCTTTATCGGCGCCTTACCCATAGGCTCCGAAGCGAGCTGCTTTCTCGTATGCCTACCGGCAACCAGACGTTTGGGACTGACTCACCATGGGAACTACAGCCCAGCTCACCATAGATACTCTTCTTGTCCTCGGATTCGGAGTCCAGCATTCCGTGCTGGCGACTCTGCGAGTCAAGCGCGTGGTCAAGGCGAAAACCGGAATGGAGGCGCTGGCCTGGCGTTCCGTCGAGTCGCTTTCCAACGTGCTCTACATCCTCTGCGCCGGCGCGCTCTGGCAGCACACCAGCAACGTGGTGTGGCACCTGAGCGGCGTGCCGATGGTCGTGATGCTCGTCCTCGCAGTCGCCCACTGGCTGTGGTACTGGCAGCTGCACCTGTTCGAGTACGACTGCGGACTGGCCTTCGGATCGACCACCCTGGTGGCGCAGATCGCCGGCGCCCAGGGCCCGAAGCTGATCTCCTGGAAGGTCGGCAGCCGCCGCTGGATCCGCTTCCCGGTGCACACCGCGTTCTTCGGCATGTTCTTCTGCCTG from Kitasatospora azatica KCTC 9699 harbors:
- a CDS encoding alpha/beta hydrolase; the protein is MTLNTGNADRLDSELARAAQLQPYVAFADPLGSRRNFARSVKISRALRGKAPAEASVRTEDTSFTVPEDGRRIPVRIYRPDGLQESAPVLIYFHGGAFVAGDLETEHDRLLALALDTDCAIVSVEYRRPPENPFPAPTEDCYAAVRWVAAEAESLSLDAGRIAIGGSSAGGTLAAATALMCRDRQGPELVLQLLLFPALDDRLDSDSMRRYPRTAAWHIEDSHHMWRHYLGPAFGTEDPYAVPARRVDFTGVAPAYVLVAEVDALRDEGIAYAARMLEDGVSVELHHFAGGFHSFDAAVPHAGLSVRALAEQSAALRRAFARN
- a CDS encoding glucose 1-dehydrogenase — encoded protein: MERSTQVRFLDKSVLVTGGGTGIGRTTALAFAAAGARVTVSGRRPEPLAETVALIEAAGGSAVALPADITEESEVAALVEQVIARHGRLDVACNNAGVPGSGRRLHEFGLADWRRITDTNLQGVWLSMKYEIQAMLQQEGGGAVVNVASIAGLVGYLDAAPYTAAKHGVVGLTRSSAIDYGPKGVRVNAVCPGPVLTPMLEQARRDRGPSADEFYLRNIPLGRLCRPEEVASAILWLSSDEASYITGQALGVDGGWTAH